TGACTGAGGAGAATCTCGATCTGTTCCTGGATGATATGAAGGACGTGATCTCCTCCACGAGGTCCTGATAAACAGCGCAAGGACTCCTGAAAGCCCAAATTTTCGATCACGATAAAAATAACCATCGACCTGAGGGGTCCTGAGAAGGAGGCTGACATCCCAGCGTGCCCACGCATCGCTTGGGAGAGATGCTGCCTTCGCTCTTATCCATCTGATAACTTGTCCGCAGAGGCACCGGTCCTGCTATGCGCTACTGACGAGCAAATGGGGTGCATTCAGCAACCGTCTTGGATGTCCTTCAAGTTGCTGAATACATAAGAGCGGCTGCCTTAATGGGTCACGTGCTCCCGGTCTCCCCGCATGCCTCGAGGATCTCGTCGAAGGTGTAATCATTTCTCATTCCAAGCGCGATCTCGAACTCTGGCGGTGTGAGAACAGGAACGCTGTACCTGCGTGCGTCATCCAGAGCGATGCGCGGGCATGCTGTCGAGACCACCGCCTCGAGGCCGAGATCGAGAACCCTCTCAGGCTCGATCCTGTCAATGTAAACATCAAGCATGTTCTTTCCCTTCGATCTCCCGAGAGAGCTGAGCCTCCTCGCCGTCACGCATCTTCTCTGGCCCGGCTTCTTCGATATCAGGATCCCGATGCTCTTCGCATCTGATGCTCTGGCGATTATCCCGTACCTCCACCGGAGGAAATCATGCGTCTCGATCTCCCCCACCGAGCCTGTGACAGGATCCGCGGCTATCACCCGCATGCCTGTCGCCATCGAGAGTCCCAGCGGATGGAATCTGCCGGTGCCTATGAAGAGAGCCTCCTCTGCCCCGACCCTCGCGGCCGCATAGCAACAGCCGAGAACCTGTCCGATATGCCTGGTTCGAGGAGATGGCCCGCCTGCGAGGGCCTCGATGCCATGCGATCGCATCATACAAATCACGCGATCGATCATGTGAGCATGCTGGACGGTTGTGCAGACAGCCACCCTCTTTTTCGTGAAAAATTCAAGCGATCTCTCCACGACCTCGGTGACATCATCTGGCATCCTCGCCTCGATGTAAACAATCCTGTCGCTCAGTCTCTCGCACATCTCCGAGTGGCCTATGTGCAGCATCAGGTCGACCGTGCTGCAGAGCTGGAGATCGATATCACATGCACCATAGCACGGATCCCCTGATACCAGGACCTCAGCGCCGGTCTCCTCTATGATTCTTGATATCGCTGGGGCGGATCTCTTCAGGCCGTCGGGAACCTGAACGCCGACCCTCCTGACTCCAGCTCTTTTTATGATGCTGAGGGCCCTCTCGAGATCGATCTCGTAGCCGGAGATGATAATCAGAACCACCTCTCGAGCGTGCACTGCCCTGCTCGGTACGATGCACTCAACCTGTCGACTGCCTTTCTGACCCTCTCCTCCGAGAAGTCCCGCTCGTCACATAAAAATTTAATAATCTCCTCGATCCTGGGCTTCTTCATCCTCAGCTCATAGCTCTCTGTGACCTCCGGATGCAGGAAGATATCCCGTACCTCCTGGAGATTCTCGATGCTCTCCCCCAGCGCATCGAGCACGGCCTCCAGGCATCCATGCTCTCTTATCAGCTTTAGAGCTCTCTTCGGACCCACCTTCTGAAGTCCCCTGTTGTAATCGGTGCCGCACATTATCCCTATATCCACAAGCTGTTCCCTGCTTATCCCGAGCCTTGTGAGCTCTTCCTCCAGGATTATGACCTCAGGCGGGACATCGATGTACACATTCTTCCTGGGAATCTTCCTCCTGCCGGTGATCGCGATGTTCCTCACGACCCTGGGCGCGCCGAACAGAAGGGCGTCGTAGTCCTGAGATGCCACATAATCAACATCCCCTCGGATCGCCATGAAGGCAGCCTGTGCCTCGCCTTCTGATGGAGCCTGTACATACGGGATTCCCATGGCGTCCAGGAGCCTTATGGAGTCATGGAGTATCTCGCTGTTTATCCTGGTGGCGGCCTGTGCATACCTGAAGCTCTCAGCACCTGTGGCTATCGCCTCCTGCAGCTGGATCTCCGCAGCCTCCCTCATCTGAGCCCTGGCAGCCAGCGTCCCGGCCTTGAGCTCTGGGGGTCTCCCATCGAAGACGAATGCAACCCTGATCCCGGCCTCCATGAGGTTTGTCATGCGGTAGAGCAATCCCGAGAGATGCGATGTTATCCTTCCAGATGAGTCCATGAGAGGTGTGCCGTCGGGCTGTCTTATGGTTGAGAGAAACTGGTAGAGCGTGTTGAAGCCGTCGACTGCGATCCAGCTTCCTGACAGATCCTCGATCGAGATTTTTTTCCTGTCGAGAATATCTCCGAGATCGACGCCCATGAGTTATACCTCGATCTTCTTTGCCGCGACCTCTATCGCCCTCTTGACGCTCTCCCTGGGTATTATCGTGGCGACCGGTATTGTGAGAAGCTTTTCGACCGTGGGGCTGACTATCGGGGCACAGACGACTGCAGCTGCGCCGTCAGATTCTGCCCTTACCGCTGCGATGATCGCCTCTTCGATATTTGTCGCGGAGTACTCGCGGAGCGTGAAGACCTTATCCCCGATGCGCATCTTGGTCTCCTCGATCTTGTCGAGAACAGGCCTGGCAGCTATTATCGCTATGAACCTCTCGCCTCCGCCCTCGAGATCCCGAATGGTCTTCACGATCTGGCGAAGCGTTGTTATATTCGGTTCCCGGTGGCCTGAGAGTATCTTGTAAAGGGTGCTCTGAGGTATGGATGAGATCCTGCTGAACTCCCTGGTGCTCATCCCCATCTCTGAGATGACCGATTTTATCGCCTCTCTCAGAGCCTCATCCGACTGGAACGCTGCCCTGATGATCCTGTCGGCGTGAGACATAATGATGGATGAGATCGCTGCGTATTTCTACTTTTGGGATAATGACATCTGGAGTTTCGCATTTGTGGTCAGCAACTTTATCTCATGCGGGCTGATTGGGGGATGCATATTATAGTATTCCGCATAAGTTGCTATAATATAGCATTTCACATAAAATCATCTATGAAGTATGACATATCCAGTAGATTTTAAATGGATTTACATGAAGTGACGCAAAGGACTATAACTACCGGGAGAGCGTAGCAGGACCAATATGTCTGAGGATTCCATTTACACGTATCTTCATCTCGGCATCTGGCTTTGATTGTTTATCTGGCATATTTGGAGCCAAAATTTAAACATGCTCAATATGTGAGGTAAATTGCCCTCTTGGCGGATTTCTGTATAAACGACTATGCCCGATGATAGGGCCTCACTTGATCAGTAACTCAAGTACGCTCACGATATTGAGCAAATACAACCAATGGAAAATATAGTGTGAACCGGCTGGCTCGACGCTCCTCCAGATCGCTCAAAGTCGTGCTTAAAATCAATCATCTGGCTTATAACTATCATTTGTATTCCCATGGAACTATGTAAACCTTGTCTCCCTCGCGCCTGCCCTTCACGAGCTGGCAGTGCCGCAGGATCGCGATCTCATTCTCCAGCTCCTGTGGAGACAGCCCCAGCTCTGCCTGGAGATCCTCCCGCGTGACCTTTCTTGAGCACACCAGATTGTACAGTCTCTTCTGGATCTCTGTTAGACCCTCATCGCCCTTGAGGCCATGCATCTTCCTGAACGTCCTCGCCGAGTACTCGCCCCAGGGATCGCACACGCGTATCCTGTGGCTCGCCTCGATATAGCAGTCCTCGCAGAGCGTCTCTCCGTCATGTATGTAGATCTCGTCCTCCTCAAGATCCCGACCGCACATCTGGCATTTCATGGGGCTTGAATCTTATTTTCTAGCTTAAAAATATTACTCAGAATGCCGGCATATCTCCAGCCAGATCCTCTGAGGATCCGTACCGTCCGGTGTGTTCTGTTCCAAGAACCAGAGTGTCAGAGTGTGACCAGGATGCTGTCCCTATTCTGAGACTCGGCCATATGCTCTCGGTCAGGATTGTCCTGAATTTCCTCTTGCATAATTCAGAATCAGAAAGACCCTCTGGATCACGGTCAGGTTTGCGAGCAGTGCTGTGATAGTTAACATGAGCACCACAAGATCCATGCTGTACAGCCCTGCGATTATGCATGCGTAGAGCAGCATCAGACGCTCCGCCCTCTCCAGAAGCCCGCCCATCCTCCTGAGCGCCTCCTGATCTCTGACCAGACCTCTGTGATCTGCATAGGCCCTGACGAAGCTTGTCATGAGGGATCCGAAGATGAGGAGAGAAAAAAGCAAAGAGAGTCTCAGGTCGATGCGACCGCCGAGGTAGAGCATTAGCCCGACGATGAGCATTATCTCCACATACCTGTCTATCACCCCATCTATGTATGCGCCGAGAAACGTGACCGTGCCGGTCGCCCTCGCAACAGCTCCATCGATGACATCCATGGCACCGGCTGCCAGAAACATCAGCAGTCCTGCGATCGGATCACCTCTCCCCAGGAGCAGCATGCCAGCGAATGCAAACGGCAGGGAGAACACAGACCACGCTATGGGGTGGAGGCCAAGCCTTGCGAAGGGCCTGAGCAATCCATCCGTTCTCTCCCTCCTGAGAAACCGGGATCTGAGCATCAGCCCACCTGCTACAGCCCGCTCAGAAATGTCTCGATCCTGTCCAGCGCCTCTATCAGCTCCTCCCTGGATGTGGCATAGGAGCACCTCAAAAATCCCTCGCCGCTCTGTCCAAAGACATTCCCGGGAACGACCGCGACCTTCTGCTCCCTGAGCAGGCGCTCTGCAAAGGCTTCTGAGGACAACCCTGTATCCATGATTGAGGGGAACGCGTAGAAGGCACCCTGCGGCTCTATGCACGGCATCCCTATCCTGTTCAGTCCGGAGACGAATAGCCGCCTTCGGAGGTTGTACTCGTGCTTCATCTTGAGCATCTCCTCCTCTCCATGCAGGAGGGCCTCGATGGCTGCCATCTGCGACATTATCGGGGCACAGAGCATCGTGTACTGGTGGATCTTTGTCATGGCGCCTATGATCCTCGGATCGCCGAGCGCATAGCCTATCCGCCAGCCGGTCATGGCATGCGACTTCGACAGGCCGTTGAGTATGATCGTCCTCTCGCCCATCCCATCGAGCTGTGCGAAGCTTGCATGCGTCCCTGAGTATGTGAGGATGCTGTAGACCTCATCAGATATGACGAGAAGGTCGTGCTCAATAACCAGATCTGCTATATCCTCAAGATTGCTGCGTGTCATTATCGCGCCCGTCGGGTTGTTCGGATAGCTCAGTACCAGAGCTTTGGTTTTCTCGGTGATCGCCGGCAGGATCGATTCTGGAGTGACCCTGAACCCATCATCTATCCTTGTGGATACCTGCCGGGGCACGCCGCCTGCCAGTATTATGTCCGGAACGTATGCGACATAACAGGGCTCAGGCACTATCACCTCATCCCCGGGATTGAGCGTCGCCCTGAACGCAAGATCCACAGCCTCGCTTACACCCGTGGTCACGAGTATCTGGTCGCCGGGATCGTAATCGAGGCCCAGATGCTCCTTCGTGAAATCTGCGATGGCCTCACGCAGCTCGGGCATCCCCTTGTTGGACGTGTATGATGTGTAGCCTGACTCGAGAGAGTATATGCAGGCTTCCCTGACGTGCCATGGCGTGACGAAGTCCGGCTCGCCGACCCCTAGGCTTATCGCCTCGTCCATCTCATTCACAAGATCGAAGAATCTCCGGATCCCGGACGGCGGCAGATCTCTAACAGTCCGGGAGAGATGGGCCTCGGCATTCCATGCTGGAACCTCTCTGAGAATTGTCATGCTGTTATCACCAGTCTCTTGGGCTTGGGTTTATCGGTGAGGATGACCCCGTGCTCCTTATAGCTCTTCAGTATGAAGTGAGTGCATGTCGACTGGATGCCCTCCAGGGGAGCGATCTTCTCTGCCACAAAGAATGCCACATCCCTCATCGATTTTCCGCGGACTGTGACCGAGAGGTCGTGATCCCCTGATATGAGCCGCACAGACTGAACCTCGGAGAATCTTGCAATCCTCTCTGCCACGGAATCGTAGCCTGTTGACCGCTGCAGGGCCACCTTCAGCTCTATAACCGCGTAAACATAGCCCTCAGATGCCTTCTCCCAGTCTATGATCGTGATGTACTTTCTTATAACCCCCGAGTCCTCCAGCTCCTTTATCTCGCGTGCCACATCCTCCTCGGTTCTGCCGAGAAGAGCCGCGATCTCCGCTGGTGTTGCCCTTGCGTTCTCAGAGAGTATCTGCAAAATCTCGTTCATAAAATCCTGTATAACGATGCACGATCTGATTATAGCCTTTACGCTTGTGGAGGTCCAGTTTAGTTTTATTCAGATGCATTGGATGAGCACGTCATATGGGGCATGGATCATGCGGACGGATCAAATGCGATCCGGATCAGCATGACTCACCGTGAGATGCAGATCTGCAGATAATACTGCAGCGCGCTCACATGCCTCCTCCGGGGCGTGTGATGAAGAGATCCCCGAAGAGCTGCTCCTGCTCGAGCCATATCTGCTTTCTCTGAGCCATGAAGAGCAGCGCAAGGTAATTCATTATCCTGTCACCCTCGATATCCTTAAGCTCAACCCTCTCTTTCATGCTCAGCATATCCTCTATCACAGGGGAGAGCATCTTTATCCTGTCCTCTACGCCCTCCTCGTGGGAGAGGTCCACTATCTCCTCCTCAGGCTCCTCGAGGCGCTGGCGTATCGCCCTCTTCCTGCCGATCATCTCTGCCTTTTTGAGCTCCGCTATCAGCTCGTCAAGCGTGACCGGTCGTCTTGTGCGACGGCGAACTGGCGGCTGAGGCAGGGTGTACGCCATCTCCTCCGGGGTCTCCACAGAAGCCTCCGGGCTCTCCTCCTCTTCCTCCTGATCCTCCATCGCGTCGGATTTCATTCTGAGGAGGATCGCAGCGTAAAGAAGAGTCCTGGCGGGTATCCGCAGATCCCTCTGCGCCAGCGACTCAACGTACTCCAGGAACCTCTCGGTGGTCCTGACTATATCCACATCCCATGGGTCGAGCTCTCCCCTCCTGGCAAGCTCGACCAGCACCTCAGCCGGGTCGCTCATCTCCAGACCCGTGTACGAATCAGGGTTCAGCTCAGACATATGCCGGTCACGCTGCTGATGTTCTTATCCTGCATCGAGACTCCGATCGTGTAGCTGGCCTGCTGTATCATGGGGCGCCTCAGCGAGACCACTATGAACTGCGCATCCCTGGAGATTCTCCTGATGAGCTTCGCCACGCGCTCGACATTCGCCCCGTCAAGGAACATGTCGATCTCGTCCATGGCATAGAAGGGGGCGGGCCTGAACCGCTGTATTGCGAATATCAGTGAGAGCGCGGTGAGGCTCTTCTCCCCACCAGACATCGCCTCAAGCCTGTGGAAGACCTTGCCCGCGGGCCTCGCTCTTATAGTCATGCCTCCGCTAAGCGGATCGTCGGGGCATTCGAGCACAAGCTCTCCGTCTCCGCCTGACAGCTCGTGAAATATCTCCCTGAAGTTCTGGTTCACGGCCGCAAAGCAGCTCATGAAGGCATCCTTCTTGAGCTGATCGTAGCGCTCCAGCTTCTCTATGACCCCCTCCCTCTCCCTGTGGAGGACCTCCCTGCGATCGCTAAGGTTGCGGAACCTTTTCTCAACGCGCTCGTACTCATCGATGGCGAGCATGTTGACAGGCTCGAGCGCTGCCATCTCCTCCTCCAGAGCCCTGATCTTCGCAGCTATCGTCTCGCTCTTCGGAGGAGTCTCGGAGGGATCGATGCCTGCTCCCTCAATTTCGGATCTGAGCGTTTCCATCCTGCCGGATATCTCCTCTCTGGCTTTGGATACGGCCATGAGCCTCGCATCGAGACGCTCAATGCTCCTCTCAGTACCGCCAATCTCACGCTCCTTGCCGATTATGCTCTCTAGAAGGGACCCCCTCTCCCCCTTCAGGCCGCTGAGCTCGATGTCAAGGTCCTTTTCTCTCTTTATCATCTCCTCCAGTGAAGCTCTGAGTTCATCTATGCTCGAGAGCGCTGAGCTGCGTCTCTGGATCGCATCATTTTTCTTGAACTCCAGGAGTTCCTTAGTCCTCGCAAGCTCATCCAGCCTGCTCCTCAGACTCTCCTCTTTCAGCCTGCAGCGCATCATCTCAGAGTCCAGATCCATTATCCTCGACTCAAGCCTCCTGATCTCGCCCTCGATCTGCTCAACCAGCGCCATCATCTCAGGGATCTTTGAGCCCTGCATCTCCCGCTCCAGCCTCTCCCTGATATCCCCCTTCTCCGAGAGGAGTGACTCAAGCTCCTGCATCTCCTGCTCCAGCGCTGTGAGCCTGCTCCTCCACTCCTCGCTGCTCCTCTCGATCTCTGACAGCCTGGACTTGCGTTCCTCGATGTGCCGCTCCATTTTGCCCCTCAGCGATCGCTTCTCCTCCAGCAGGAACGTCCTCCTGGAGATCTCCTTGTCCAGGGACTCGAGCTTTCTGCTGATGGATGATATCTCCTCCTCGATGGAATCGAGATTCTCGAGCAGCTCGCTCCTGCTGCTTTCAGTGGATGATATGCGCTCTGATATCCCCACAAGCCTCCTGCTCTCCTCTGCTGCAAACTTCAGGCGTGATGTGTAGTGGCCGCCTGTCATCGCCCCGCTCCGCTCGATCAGATCCCCATCGAGGGTCACCATTCTGTACCTGCCAATCATCCTCCTGGCGGTATCAAGATCCTCAACGACAAGTGTATCCCGGAAGACGTACCAGAAGGCAGGATAGAGGCGATCATCGAACCTTATCAGGTTCAGGGCGAAGTCGACGACTCCCGGGGCTCTTGGAACTTCGGGCAGCGATCCGACCTCCATTTTGTTGAGCGGCAGAAAGGTCGCCCTGCCTATCTGGGATCTCTTGAGGTAATCTATCGCGGCCGCTGCGTCCTCATCGCTCTCCGTGACCACGCTCTGGAGCCTTGAACCGGCTGCGACCTCAAGAGCTGCAGCATACCGCCTGTCCACCTCCCCAAGCTCCGCGATCGTCCCGCAGAGGCCCTGGAGTATGCCCCGCTTCATCGCAGACCTCACTGCCTCCACTGCTCTGCTGTAGCCTGACCTCTCCTCGGCTGCCCTGACCTGGGCCTCGACCCTGGCGTACTCACTCTGCAGCCTCTGAAGGCTCCTGTCGAGCTCGGCCAGCTCCCTCCGGAGACTGAGCCTCCTCGCCTCCAGCTCGTCCTTCCTCTTATCGAGACCCATCGCCTCTGAGGCGAGCGACTCGATCTCTGCCTCGAGCCTCTCAGACTCTGTGGATGCAGCGGAGATACTGCTCAGCGCCTCGGTGATCTCTGTGGCAATCTCCTCCTTCTCCATCGAAGCCCTGCGGATCGCATCGAGAAGTCGATCCCTCTCTCTGACCCTCTCTCCGATCTGCGAACGAACCTCCTCAATCTCTTTAAGTAGATTGGTCAGATCTTCCCTGTATTTTGCGAACCTGCTATCGGCATCGGAGATGGTTGATCGGAGCGATGAACGCTGGGATATCTGCTCGTCCAGCTCCCCCTGGAGGCCAGCTCTTCTCACAGCCATATCACTGAGCTGCTCTGAGATGGATGCTATCTCCGTTCGCACCCTGTCCATCTCGATAAAGCACTGGCTCAGGGATCTCTCCGCCTCCTGTATATCAGCATCCGCAGTCTCGATCTTCGTCTCCTCTCTCGCGATCCTGCCCCTGATCTCCTCAATCTCGCGCCTCACCCTGAGCTGCTCGTCCTCTCCCCTGTGGCTGATCTCGCCCTCCACAGCCTTCAGCCGCTCCTCCAGGGCCCTAAGCTCCTCTCTTCCTATCTCAAGCCTCTCCAGAAGCTGGGCCTTCTCGGATGTGATGGATGCAATCTCGCTGTCCAGCGCGCTGAGCTCCACCTCGGACTCCTTAAATTTGGCAAGCAGAAGGTAGGCCTCCTGCCGCTTCCTCTCCTCGCGGCATGCCCTGTACCTCAGAGCCCTGTCGCGCTCGGCCTGGAGCCGCCTGAGCTGCTGGCCAACCTCCTCGAGTATGACATCCACGCGGGCGATCCTCTCCCTGACGACATCGAGCTCAGCCATTGCGCGCTGTTTCTTCTCCTCGAACTCGGAGACTCCGGCGATCTCATCGATTATCCTTCTCCTCTCCGTGGGGCCCATCTCGATTATTCTCGTGACGTCCCCCTGCATCACCACATTGTATCCCTCAGGAGTTATGCCAGCTCTCGCCAGATGCTCCTGGAGCTCGGCCTGGGTGCATGCCCTTCCATTCAGGTAGTGCTGCGCGTGGTATCTGTCTCCGTTGACCTTTATGCGTCTCGTGATGACAACCTCATCGCTCTCCACAGGCATGGTCCTGGTGCTGTTGTCGAGCCTCACCGTCACCTCTGCGAAGTCCGGCGCTCTCCCATCGTCACCGCGGTATATGAGATCGGGCAGCCTCTCGGCGCGCATCGCCCTGGAGCTTGTGAGGCAGAGCGAGAAGAGAAGAGCGTCTATGATGTTCGATTTTCCGCTTCCGTTGGGCCCGGTGATGACTATGAAGTCCTTTTTAAGCTGTACGAGAGCCCTTCTGCCGAACGATTTGAAGTTCCTGAGCTCGATCTCCTTGATATGCAATGCTGCCTCCAGGGTGCAATCAGAGATGCCACGAGACGGCTCGCTCTTCCAGAGCGTGCCACTGGCGATCAATCATGGTATCAGGCGTATCGATTCCGCTAGATGGGCTGCATCAGATCAGCGGGTAGTAGTAATCCGTTGGTGTCCTTACTATCGCACCAAGCTGCTGCGCCCTCACCCACGGATCATCTGATAGATACAGCGGCGAGAGTGGGAGACCTTCTTTCAGGGTGGCATACCTGCTCCCATTAAGGTTCACGATCGTTCCGAGCGGCATCTCACCTAGCCAGTCTGAGGTCAGGTTTGTGTGGTTCACAGTCATATCCGGAACGAGCCTGCCCCCGACTATCTTCTTCCCCTTTGGAGCCCCGCCCCAGCTCCAGAGGTCGTTCACCTGATCCGCCTCCACAGGAGGCTCATTGTACCTGAGGAAGTTCTGGAGCCATGCCCTTCCGAACTCTCCGCCAACCTGCTGGCCGGATACCGGAACGAATGTCCCCTCGGCCCCGGTCTGTGCCGCAACAACCCCAGCAACCAGAGCAATCATTAGCAGAGGAACAAGCATTCTGATGAACGCCCTGATCATGCAAAACCCCCATGAGATGATACCACAGATTCAGCCAGATAAAGACATCCTCTGATCGAAAGTGCAGATGTGATTGATGACGTATAGATTTATCGGTTAAGCCAGAATGTGCACCGTGATCGATGTCCTGAGGCCTGATTGATCCCGGGTCGTATACACGTATCAGTGAAATCCGCATGGCTCAACCTGTCCGCACTATGGAATATCCCGCCCGAGGCTGCCGATTCCAGCAGATTCACCCAGCAATTCAAGACCGTGCACCAACCACACACGCGGGAAGCATCTATGCTCCCCTCTCCCATCGCCTGAAGCAGGCATGCTTGGAAATTCTTTTATAGAAGATCAAATACTGTGATCCTGCGATAGTGGAGGCGAGCTTATGGCTGCGTTAGGAGGAGTACCGGTAATCATACTCAAGGAGGGCACCCAGAGGGAGTCTGGCAGAGAGGCCATCGAGAACAACATAATGGCTGCACGTGCGGTCGCAAACGCCGTGAAGACAACCCTGGGGCCGAAGGGCATGGACAAGCTT
The sequence above is drawn from the Methanothrix sp. genome and encodes:
- a CDS encoding helix-turn-helix domain-containing protein produces the protein MSHADRIIRAAFQSDEALREAIKSVISEMGMSTREFSRISSIPQSTLYKILSGHREPNITTLRQIVKTIRDLEGGGERFIAIIAARPVLDKIEETKMRIGDKVFTLREYSATNIEEAIIAAVRAESDGAAAVVCAPIVSPTVEKLLTIPVATIIPRESVKRAIEVAAKKIEV
- a CDS encoding segregation/condensation protein A; the protein is MSELNPDSYTGLEMSDPAEVLVELARRGELDPWDVDIVRTTERFLEYVESLAQRDLRIPARTLLYAAILLRMKSDAMEDQEEEEESPEASVETPEEMAYTLPQPPVRRRTRRPVTLDELIAELKKAEMIGRKRAIRQRLEEPEEEIVDLSHEEGVEDRIKMLSPVIEDMLSMKERVELKDIEGDRIMNYLALLFMAQRKQIWLEQEQLFGDLFITRPGGGM
- the fen gene encoding flap endonuclease-1, whose product is MGVDLGDILDRKKISIEDLSGSWIAVDGFNTLYQFLSTIRQPDGTPLMDSSGRITSHLSGLLYRMTNLMEAGIRVAFVFDGRPPELKAGTLAARAQMREAAEIQLQEAIATGAESFRYAQAATRINSEILHDSIRLLDAMGIPYVQAPSEGEAQAAFMAIRGDVDYVASQDYDALLFGAPRVVRNIAITGRRKIPRKNVYIDVPPEVIILEEELTRLGISREQLVDIGIMCGTDYNRGLQKVGPKRALKLIREHGCLEAVLDALGESIENLQEVRDIFLHPEVTESYELRMKKPRIEEIIKFLCDERDFSEERVRKAVDRLSASYRAGQCTLERWF
- a CDS encoding aminotransferase class I/II-fold pyridoxal phosphate-dependent enzyme encodes the protein MTILREVPAWNAEAHLSRTVRDLPPSGIRRFFDLVNEMDEAISLGVGEPDFVTPWHVREACIYSLESGYTSYTSNKGMPELREAIADFTKEHLGLDYDPGDQILVTTGVSEAVDLAFRATLNPGDEVIVPEPCYVAYVPDIILAGGVPRQVSTRIDDGFRVTPESILPAITEKTKALVLSYPNNPTGAIMTRSNLEDIADLVIEHDLLVISDEVYSILTYSGTHASFAQLDGMGERTIILNGLSKSHAMTGWRIGYALGDPRIIGAMTKIHQYTMLCAPIMSQMAAIEALLHGEEEMLKMKHEYNLRRRLFVSGLNRIGMPCIEPQGAFYAFPSIMDTGLSSEAFAERLLREQKVAVVPGNVFGQSGEGFLRCSYATSREELIEALDRIETFLSGL
- the dph2 gene encoding diphthamide biosynthesis enzyme Dph2, yielding MVLIIISGYEIDLERALSIIKRAGVRRVGVQVPDGLKRSAPAISRIIEETGAEVLVSGDPCYGACDIDLQLCSTVDLMLHIGHSEMCERLSDRIVYIEARMPDDVTEVVERSLEFFTKKRVAVCTTVQHAHMIDRVICMMRSHGIEALAGGPSPRTRHIGQVLGCCYAAARVGAEEALFIGTGRFHPLGLSMATGMRVIAADPVTGSVGEIETHDFLRWRYGIIARASDAKSIGILISKKPGQRRCVTARRLSSLGRSKGKNMLDVYIDRIEPERVLDLGLEAVVSTACPRIALDDARRYSVPVLTPPEFEIALGMRNDYTFDEILEACGETGST
- the smc gene encoding chromosome segregation protein SMC — encoded protein: MHIKEIELRNFKSFGRRALVQLKKDFIVITGPNGSGKSNIIDALLFSLCLTSSRAMRAERLPDLIYRGDDGRAPDFAEVTVRLDNSTRTMPVESDEVVITRRIKVNGDRYHAQHYLNGRACTQAELQEHLARAGITPEGYNVVMQGDVTRIIEMGPTERRRIIDEIAGVSEFEEKKQRAMAELDVVRERIARVDVILEEVGQQLRRLQAERDRALRYRACREERKRQEAYLLLAKFKESEVELSALDSEIASITSEKAQLLERLEIGREELRALEERLKAVEGEISHRGEDEQLRVRREIEEIRGRIAREETKIETADADIQEAERSLSQCFIEMDRVRTEIASISEQLSDMAVRRAGLQGELDEQISQRSSLRSTISDADSRFAKYREDLTNLLKEIEEVRSQIGERVRERDRLLDAIRRASMEKEEIATEITEALSSISAASTESERLEAEIESLASEAMGLDKRKDELEARRLSLRRELAELDRSLQRLQSEYARVEAQVRAAEERSGYSRAVEAVRSAMKRGILQGLCGTIAELGEVDRRYAAALEVAAGSRLQSVVTESDEDAAAAIDYLKRSQIGRATFLPLNKMEVGSLPEVPRAPGVVDFALNLIRFDDRLYPAFWYVFRDTLVVEDLDTARRMIGRYRMVTLDGDLIERSGAMTGGHYTSRLKFAAEESRRLVGISERISSTESSRSELLENLDSIEEEISSISRKLESLDKEISRRTFLLEEKRSLRGKMERHIEERKSRLSEIERSSEEWRSRLTALEQEMQELESLLSEKGDIRERLEREMQGSKIPEMMALVEQIEGEIRRLESRIMDLDSEMMRCRLKEESLRSRLDELARTKELLEFKKNDAIQRRSSALSSIDELRASLEEMIKREKDLDIELSGLKGERGSLLESIIGKEREIGGTERSIERLDARLMAVSKAREEISGRMETLRSEIEGAGIDPSETPPKSETIAAKIRALEEEMAALEPVNMLAIDEYERVEKRFRNLSDRREVLHREREGVIEKLERYDQLKKDAFMSCFAAVNQNFREIFHELSGGDGELVLECPDDPLSGGMTIRARPAGKVFHRLEAMSGGEKSLTALSLIFAIQRFRPAPFYAMDEIDMFLDGANVERVAKLIRRISRDAQFIVVSLRRPMIQQASYTIGVSMQDKNISSVTGICLS
- a CDS encoding Lrp/AsnC family transcriptional regulator, with amino-acid sequence MNEILQILSENARATPAEIAALLGRTEEDVAREIKELEDSGVIRKYITIIDWEKASEGYVYAVIELKVALQRSTGYDSVAERIARFSEVQSVRLISGDHDLSVTVRGKSMRDVAFFVAEKIAPLEGIQSTCTHFILKSYKEHGVILTDKPKPKRLVITA
- a CDS encoding CDP-alcohol phosphatidyltransferase family protein: MLRSRFLRRERTDGLLRPFARLGLHPIAWSVFSLPFAFAGMLLLGRGDPIAGLLMFLAAGAMDVIDGAVARATGTVTFLGAYIDGVIDRYVEIMLIVGLMLYLGGRIDLRLSLLFSLLIFGSLMTSFVRAYADHRGLVRDQEALRRMGGLLERAERLMLLYACIIAGLYSMDLVVLMLTITALLANLTVIQRVFLILNYARGNSGQS